The genomic stretch CCTGAGCCTTCTCGATGATCGCGCCGGCGGAGATCAGAGCCGCCATCGATTTCGTGCCGCCGATATCTACGGCGAGAACCGGGCTGTCACCAGCGGCCCGGTATGCGCCGGCGAGTGCATCGCGGAACCAAGCCGTGGTGTGTTCCGTGCGGGTGATGGCGGAGCCGACCGTGACCGCATAGGCGCCTGCCCGCGCGGCATCGGCTGCCTGCTGCGGTGTCCGGATGCGGCCCTCGGCGATGACATAGGGCGTCAGGGCGGCCATTTCGGTGATGAGGGCGATATCCGGGTCGTCGGGTTCAGGTCCCTCTACATAGCCGGAAAGGGTGGTGCCGACAAAATCGATGCCGCATTCAAGCGCGTTTCGGGCATCGTCAAGCGACGAACAGTCCGCCATGGTCAGCTTGCCGTGGGCGCGGGCGGCGGCGACAAGCGCGGCCAGTTCGACCGGACGCGGCCTGCGGGTTGCATCAAAGGCAATGATATCCGCGCCGGCGGCGGCAAGTTCGTCCACGTCCGAAAGAAACGGGGTGATGCGGACCGGACTGTCTTCCAGGTCGCGCTTGGCGATGCCGATGATCGGCACGCTGACCTTCGGGCGCACCGCGCGAACATAGCGTTCGGATTCGATCCTGAGCGCGGCAGCGCCCGCCGCGACGGCAGCCATGGCGAAGCCTGCGACGAAAACCGGCTCGTCCATCGGACCGCCCGGAACCGGCTGACAGGATACGATCAGGCTGTTTTTCAGAATGTCTGGACGCACCGGAACCCTCGCTGCTTTTTCCGATATAGCAGCTCAAGAAAGACCAGAATGCAACCAGTTTATAACTGGTATTATCGCCGTAGCTCGAAAACGAAATCATAGACATCGCCGCGGTAGCGCGTCTCGCAATACTCGACCACGTCGCCTTGTGGCAGGAAGCACCTGCGCTCGGTGACCAGAAGCGGGGTGAGAGGGGGGCAGGACAGGCGGTCGCTGTCTTCCTGCGAGGCGGAGCGCGTCCGCATGCGCTGAATGGCACGTTGCGGCAGATAACCCCTTTTTTCCAGCGCGTCATAGAGCGAATGGCCGACCAGTTCGGGTGCGGGGAGAAAGCGTTGGGGCACGCTGGCGATCTCGACGGCGATCGGCTTTCCGTCCGCGGTCCGGATGCGCTGCATGCGCAATATGCTCTCGTTGCTGCCGATCCCGAGCGCCATCATTTCGGTCGGGGACGGGCGGCTCATCTGCTTGGAAAGCCAGATACATCCAGGTTCCATGCCACGCGAACGGATATCCTCGGAAAAGCTGGTCAGGTTCGACAGCGTCTTCTCGACTTTCGATGCAACTTCGGTTCGCGCGCCATGGCGCCTGGCGAGCAACCCGTCTTCCTCCAGAAGCGCGAAGCTCTTGCGAACCGTTACGCGCGAAAGACCGAGCGATTCGGCCAGAGCGCGCTCGCCCGGCAATCTCTCGCCGGCGTGCAGTTCATTGGAAAGAATGACGGCCTCAATCGCCGTTTTCAGGCGTTTGTACAGAGGAATATCCGTTGCGCTTCCGGCGAGTTCCGCGCGCACGCGCTTTATGATGTCCGACGTCGCCATATGCGATTCCAGTGAATGCGAAAAAATTATCTGGACTTATACTGGTATTACCTCTTCAATGCAAATAGGTCAGCAATGGCTTGCCTTTGCGAGTCGGGATTGGCCGCGGGGATGGCGATATGCATGGTGGCGATGACGGCCTATCCGAATTTTCCGCTCAGATAACTCAGGTAGGCGCTGCAATCTCCAGCTTCCGCGCCGATGGCCGAAAGCGCCGCGTGGCGGCCTCTCGAGCGGCCGTGCCGCCAGACGATCTCGCCGAGTTTTTGCCGCAGCGGCGCAAGATCGCCAGCCCTGGCTGCATCGCGGAGCCGAGGCTCGGTTTCATCGAGCCGGGCCATGATCTGGGCGGCGGTGACGTTGCCGATCGTGTAGGTCGGGAAGGAGCCGATATAGCCGCTCGACCAGTGCACATCCTGGAGGCAGCCGAGCCCGTCATGCGGCACCGCGATGCCGAGGTCTTCGCGCATGGCCTCGTTCCAGGCCGCCGGCACGTCATCGACGGCAAGCGCGCCATCCATCAGCGCCATTTCGATGCGCACCCTCAGCATGATGTGCAGATCGTAGGTCAGTTCGTCCGCTTCCACGCGGACAAAGCCGGGCTCCGTCCGGTTGACGGCCAGGACGAACTCCTCTTCGCTGACATCAGCCAGCTGGTCCGGGAAATGCGCCTTGAGCCGTTCGAAATGCAATGCCCAGAAATCGGCGGACCGGCCGATATGGTTCTCGAAAAGCCGTGACTGGCTCTCATGCATGCCGAAACTGCTGCCGCCGACGGCGTAAAGGCCGATCAGATCAGTGGCATGGGCCGAGCGGGTGAGCGCCGGGTCGACACCCTGTTCGTAGAGCGCATGGCCGGTCTCGTGCATCGTGCCGAAGATCGACATCGGCAGGTAGTTCGGGTTCCAGCGCGAGGTGATGCGGACATCCTGGCGGGTAAAGGAAATCTCGAAGGGGTGGACGGCGGTATCAAGCCGGCTGCGGGCAAAATCGAGGCCGAGGATTTCGGCAAGTTCGGCGCAAAGCGCCTTCTGATGCTCGACCGGATAGGTCCGATACAGAAAATCCGTGCGCGGTTTGGGACGGTTGAGCGCGGCAGCGAGAATTGGCTTGATGCCCTCGCGCAAGTCATCGAACAACGCCTTCAGCGAGGCGGCGGTTTCGCCGGGTTCATATATCTGTACCATCGGGTCATAGGGGTGGGCGTCATAACCGATCGCACCGGCCATCTGGCGGGCCAGCGAGACGATCTCGGCGAGGTGCGGACGGAACAGGGAGAAATCGCCCTCCGCGCGGGCCTTCTCCCAGGCCCGACCGGCCAGGATCGAAATCTCGTCCTGACGGCGCAGCAGGGCGGGCGGCACGCTCAGATGCCATTTGCGGGCGGCAAGCACGTCACCGGCGGCGCGGCGCTCGCGCTCGTCGCCGGACGTTGCCATCACGGTCTCGGCGGCATCCTCCGTAGACGCCTCCAGCAGCAGCTCGCGCGCCTTGGCCTTCAGCGTGGCGATCTGCTGGCCGCGGGTCGCGGCCCCGCCCGGCGGCATCATCACCCGCGCATCCCATTGCAGCAGGTTGACGGCCGAGAGAATGTCGTTGATTTCGGCGATGCGGCTTGAAAACGCGCTCATGCGGCCTCCGGTTTTGCTGTGGCGCCCGTTCCGCCGTCATTGAGATGGCAGGCAACCGTTGCCGTTCCGCCTTGCGCCGGTTTCAGGCGCGGCAGTTCGGCCTTGCATCTGGGCCCGGCCATCGGGCAGCGCGGATGGAAGGCGCAGCCTTTCGGCGGATCGAGCGGCGAGGGGATTTCGCCCTCGATCGGCTGGAACGAGCCGCGCCCGGCGCCGAGCTTGGGGATCGAGGCGAACAGCGCCTTGGTGTAGGGATGGCGCGGCGTGGCGTAAAGTTCTTCCGCCGAAGCTAGTTCGACGATGCGACCCAGATACATGATCGCCACACGGTCGCACACATGCCGCACGACCGAAAGGTCGTGGCTGATGAAAACGGCCGTCAGGTCAAGCGCGCGGCGCAGGTCCATGAACAGGTTCAGCACCTGCGCCTGGATCGAAACGTCGAGAGAGGCGACCGCCTCATCCAGCACCAGAAGTTCCGGCTCCATGGCAAGCGCGCGGGCGATGGCGACGCGCTGGCGCTGGCCGCCGGAGAACTGGTGCGGCAGACGGTCGGCATAGGCCCCTTCAAGACCCACCTGCGCAAGCAGGCTGCGCACGCGGGCGCGCACTTCGCTTGCCTTGACGATATGGTGGATGCGCGGGCCTTCGGCGATCGTCTCGCCCACCTTCATGCGCGGATTGAGGCTTGCGAACGGATCCTGATGGATCATCTGCACCTTGGTGGTGAGCTTTTCGACATTGTTGCCGCGTTTGCGGGCAACAGGCGCGCCGTTCAGAAAGACCTCTCCGTCGCTCGGCGTGTAGATGCCGGAGATGACCCGTCCGAGCGTGGACTTGCCGCAGCCCGATTCCCCGACAAGGCCGAGCACCTCGCCCTCCGCGACCTCCAGCGAAATGTCGGAAAGCGCGTGCACGGTTTCGCCCGACGGCCTGCCGGCGATCCTGTTGATGCCCTGGATGACGAGGCCGGGCTTGCGGGTGAAGCGCTTGTGAACGCCTTCGATCTTCAGAAGCGGCTTGCTCATGGGGCCTCCATCGGGTGATGACAGGAAACCGAATGCGTTCCGTCCTCATGCAAGGGCGGCTCGGTGGCGCAAATGTCGGTTGCGCGCGGACAGCGCGGCCTGAACGGGCAGCCGGATGGCAGGTTGGCAAGCTGCGGCGTCGAACCGGGGATCTGCGGCAGATGCGCGCCCGGCTCGTGCAGGCTGGGCACCGAGCCGATCAGGCCAACCGTATAGGGGTGGCGGGGGGCTGCGATCACTTCCTCGGCCGCGCCGCGCTCGACGATCCTGCCGGCATACATCACGCAGATATCATCGGCGAGGCTGGAGATCACGGCAAGATCATGGGTAATCCAGACAATCGCCGTGCCGGTCTCATCGGCAAGCCGTCGCACCTCGGCAAGGATCTGGCTCTGGATCGAAACGTCGAGCGCCGTCGTCGGTTCGTCGGCGATGATCACCGCCGGGCGGTGGAGCAGTGCCGTGGCGATCGCCACGCGCTGGCGCATGCCGCCGGAAAGCTGGTGCGGGTAGGCCTTCAGCCTTTCGCGGGCGGCCGGGATGCCGACAGTCTCGAGCGCCTGGCGGGCGCGCTCCCAGGCATCGCGTTTCGACATCTTTTCATGCACGCGCACGGCCATGGCCATCTGGTCGCCTATCCGCAAAACCGGGTTCAGCGTCATCATCGGGTCCTGAAACACCATGGCGACCTTGGCGCCGCGCAGCTTGCGCAGCGCCTCGGGCTTCAGCGCCCTTAGATCCTGACCGTCGACCAGGACTTCGCCGCCGGTGATATGGCCCGGTTCCTCGACGAGGCCGAGGATGGAAAAGCCCGTGACGCTCTTGCCCGAGCCGCTTTCGCCGACAAGGCCCATGATGCGGCCGCGCTCGACGGCAAAGCTGACATTGTTGACGGCGGTGACATTGCCGCGACGGGTTTCAAACCGGGTGGTGAGGCCCCGGACATCCAGTGCTTTGGTCATCGGCTGCGCCTCGGGTCCAGAACCGTGCGGACCTGATCGCCCACGAGATTGATCGTTACCACCGTCACCATCAGGAACAGGCCCGGGTAGATCGACAGCCAGTAGCGATCCGTGTGGATGTATTTGAAGCCGTTGGCGATCAGCGAGCCGAGCGAGGGTTCGGTCAGCGGCAGGCCGACGCCGAGGAAGGACAGCGTCGCCTCAAGCGCGATGGCGCTTGCGACCTGAACCGTTGCGACGACGATCAGCGGCGGCAGCACGTTCGGCAGAAGATGGCGGAAGAGAACGCGGCCCGTCGGAAGCGGCGTCGAGCGCGCCGCCTCGATATAGTCCTTGCCGCGTTCGACTGTGGCCGCGCCATGGGTGGTGCGGGCGAAATAGGCATATTGGGCAATCACCAGCGCCAGAATGATCTGGCCGACGCCCTGTCCGAGAACGGCAACCAGCACCAGCGCCAGCAGGATCGCCGGCATCGACAGTTGCAGGTCGACGATGCGCATCAGAAACGCCTCAATCCGGCCGCCGAAATAGGCCGCCGAAAGCCCGACGCAAATGCCGACGAGAAGCGCCAGAGCGCCGGCGGAAAGACCGATGACGAAACTGGTGCGCAACCCGTAGAAGATGGCCGACAGCATGTCGCGGCCGACATTGTCCGTGCCGAGAATATGGGTATAGCCGCCCGAGCCGACCGTGCCGGGCTTCAGAAAGGCGTCCAGCCAATCGAGCTTCGCCATGTCATACGGGTCCTGCGGCGAAACCAGCGGCGCGGCGAAGGAGACGAACAGCAGGAGGACGATCATGATCAGGGAGACGACAGCGACCGGGGAACGGGCAAAGTCGGAACAGAAATTGCGGAAACGGGCAGGGCGGGTTTCAACCGGTGCCTCGGCGGGCGCTGTATCAGCCATCACTTGCCTCCCTTCAGCCGCACGCGCGGGTCGAGCTGGGCGTAGATGATGTCGACGACGAGATTGATGAGCACGAACAGGATCACCACGAGAATGAGATAGGTGACCATGACGGGGCGGTCGAGCTGGAGGATGCTGTCGATGATCAGCTTGCCGACACCCGGCCAGTTGAAGACGCTTTCGGTGACGACGGCGAAGGCGAGCGTCGAGCCGAGTTCGAGGCCGAAGACGGTGACGATCGGGATCGAGATATTGCGCAGCACATGGCGGAACACGATCTGCCGGTCGGGAAGGCCCTGGGCGCGCGCGAACTTCACATAATCCGTCTGCATGGCCTCGACCATGCCGGCCCGGGTCAGGCGGATGAGCAGGCCCATCATGAACAGCGACAGGTTGAAGGCCGGCATGAGCACGTGCCGCCAGCCATCGGCGGTTACAAGCGAGGTCTGCAGGCCGAAGAACGAGCCGACATCGCCGCGCCCGCCCGATGGCAGCCAGCCGAGATTGACGGCAAAGGCCATGACCAGCAGCATGCCGATCCAGAAGGTGGGGACCGAGAAGCCGAGAACCGACAGCGCCATGATCGCCTTGGCGGGGATGCTGTTCGGGCGGTAGCCCGCATAGATGCCGGCCGGAATGCCGATCAGGGTCGCGATCATCACGGCGACGAAGACCAGTTCGACGGTCGCCGGAAGTCTGGAGAAGACGAGCTTGATGACGGAAACGTTGTAGACCATCGACGTTCCGAGATCGCCATGGGCGACATTGGACAAGAAGGTCAGATATTGCTGCCAGAGCGGCTGGTCGAGGCCGTATTGCTCGATCAGCTTCTGGCGGATCGCCTGGGTCGCGCCGGGATCGATCATCACGTCGATCGGATTGCCGATCGCGTAGACGCCGAGAAAGACGATAATCGACATGGCGAAGATGACGACAACGGCCTGCAGAAACCGCTGGACAAGAAAACCAAGCATCCGAGCCTCTTGGAATTAAGCATGCGCATCTGCGCGACGCGCTGAATATCGCACGAACAGGATCATCCGGCATCCGGCCGGGCATCATTCGCCGATGAAGGGCTGCGGCCGAACCGGTCGCAGCCCGTGAACGCCCTGGCGCAAGAGCGTTCGCGCCACGCCTTATTGGGCGGGCGTGATTTCGTAGGCGCGCGTTTCCTGGTCGACGCGCGGCGTGATGTCGAGCGTGTCGGCATCGGCGGCCCAGACGGTCTGCAGGATGACGGTCGGGATCAGGGCGCGGTCATCCATGGCGATGAAGGAGGCCTGCTCATAGAGCTCGCGGCGCTTGTCGGCGTCAAGCGTCTGCGTGCCTTCGTCGAAGACCTTGTCGAATTCCGGGTTGGAATAGCCGGTGCGGTTGAAGTTGCCGAAGCCCTTTTCCGCGTCCTTGGTGTGCGTCAGGGCGCCGTAGGTATAGGCTGCCTCGCCCGTCAGCGTGCCCCAGGCCGACATGGTCATCGTGTATTCCTCGCGCGCTGCGGCCGGGAAGAAGACCGTGCCGTTCAGCGCCTGGGCGTTGACCTTCAGGCCGAGCCGGGCCCACATCTGCGCCAGCGCCTCGCAGACCACGGCATCGCCGGGAACGCGGTTGTTGGTGCAGGTGAAATCGATCTCGAAACCGTCCGGATAACCGGCTTCGGCCAGGAGCGCCTTGGCCTGTTCGAGGTCGTATTCGCGCGGGCCGAGCTCGTCGGTGTAGCCGAAGAAGCCCTCCGGCATGAGCTGGTTGGCCGGGTTGCCAAGACCTTCGAGCACGACATTGACGAGGACGTCGCGGTTGATCGCAAGGTCGAGCGCCTTTCTGACGCGCAGATCCTGCAGCGGGTTGCCGTCGACCGGCTTGCCGTTGACGGTGATCGGCTGCGGCTCCTCATCCTTCACGCTCGGCGCGATGTTGAGGATGTAGATCGAGTCGGAGATGAAGGTCTCCAGACTGTCGTCGTTCTGGAAGGCCAGATAGTCGGAGGCCGGAACGTAGTTGATCAGGTCGACATCGCCGGAGCGCAACGCCGCGACGCGGGCGGCATCATCCGGAATTTCGCGGCGAATGACCTTGTCCCAGGCCGGTTCCTCGCCCCAGTAGCCGTCAAAGCGCTCGAGCACGAGGTCGCCCTTGGGCTCCCAGGAGACGAACTTGTAGGGCCCGGTGCCGATCGCGGCCTCGCCGGAGTTGAACTCCTCGTTGCGGGCTTCCATGCCGGTCTCGGACGGCACGACGAAAAGACGGGTGAAGTCGTTGGGAAGGGCCGGCGCCGTGCCCTTGGTGTGGACGCGCAGCGTATAGTCGTCGACCACTTCGACGCTGTCGACATATTTGGTGTAGAGCGTCATCGGCATCGGGCCGGTGACTTCCGGAATGCGCTCGATCGAGAATTTGACGTCCTCGGCGGTGAAGTCCGAGCCGTCATGGAATTTCACGCCTTCGCGCAGCTTGAATTCCCAGGTCGTGTCGTCGATCGGCTCCCAGCTGACGGCAAGGCCGGGCTTCAGCTGCAGCTTGTCATCGACATCGACGACGGTGTCGTAGATGTGGCGGAGCGCTTCGGCCTGGCTGCCGAGCGTCGACCAGTGCGGGTCGATGGAATCGGGGCCGGCACGCAGGCCGATGATCAGGTCGTCGGCAAGTGCGGCCGGCGCGGCTGCCATCAGCGCGAGCGCGGTGACGGCGGAGCGAAGAAGGGCTTTGTTCATCAGGATTGTTCCCCTTTGTTTCAGATAATTGATACGATAGTCCCGGATTTTTGATACGGTCAACCCTGATTTGTCACAAAATTGATTTTGAAATCATAAAAACAGCGCCGTCAAAGGCTTGGCAGGCTTGGTGTTTTTGTTCATTATAACACTATGACAGACACACAGGTGCAATTCGATCAGGCAATGGATCGCATCATCGATGCCATTGATCGCTCATCTTCGGTTCCCGTTTCGGTGCAGCTGCGCGGAGCGCTGGAGTTCGGCATCGCCTCCGGCGAACTTCCGGCAGGAGGACGCATGCCGTCGGTACGCGCTCTGGCGGCAAGGCTCGGCATCTCGCCGGTCACGGTCAGTACCGTTTACGCAGCGCTCCGGGAGGTCGGGCATACGGAAGGGCGCGTCGGTTCCGGCACCTTCGTCAAGAGCATCTCGGTTCCCGGCAACCAGGCGCGCCTGCGCGAGCTCGACATGCGGATCGCCGATCTGGTGGAGCTTGGCCGCGACTGCGGCCTGTCGCCGAGCGAGCTTGCAACGCGCGTATCCATGGCCCCGAGCCGCCCCGACATGACGATGCGTCTTTTGATCGTCGGCAATTTCATCGAGGCGACCGAGGCCTATGCGGCGGCGCTGCGCCCGCTCCTTGCCCATGGGGACACGCTTTCGGTCGCGACCATGGACATGCTGAAGGAGATCGCCCCTGGCAGCGTCGACCTGGTGATCTCGCCGCGCAGCCTGCTGAAGCCGGCGCGCGATCACTTCGCCGATACGCCGATCACCGGCGTCACGCTGATACCGGACGAGGCCACGCGGGTGGCGCTTGCCTCGCTCGCGACCGATGCCGGGGTCGTCGGATATTCCTATTTCGACACTTTCGTGACGCTGATGAAGGCAGGCATCCGCCGTTTCGGCCCGCACATCACCGAACTTACCATGGTGGTGCGCGGCGAGCCGGGCGCCGAGGAGGCGATCGCCCGTGCCGACGTCCTCGTCTACGCGACCGGCGCCGAATACCTGCTTGAGACGCTGAGGCCCGACCAGCGCGCCTTCGAGTACCGGCACACGCCCGATATCCATTCCGTGCGGAAGGAACTGCTTCCGACGATCGAAGCCTACAGAACAAAAATCCTCAAGAAACGGAGGGGCAACGTTGAAAATATCCGAAAGCAACTGGTTTGAGATCGAGGCCTATCTGAAGACGGACGATCGCTGCGTCCTGCCGCTCGGCAGCACCGAGCAGCATGCCTGGCTCAGCCTTTCCGTCGACAGTATTCTTTCCGAGAAGGTCGCGGCCGATGCCGCCGAGCCGCTGGGCGTGCCGGTCTTTCCGGCCGTCGCCTATGGGCTGACGCCTTATTTCATGGCTTTTCCGGGGTCTGTAACCCTGAAGCTCTCGACCTATGCGGCGCTCGTTTCCGATATTCTCGACAGCCTTTATGCGACCGGCTTTCGTCGCATTCTGATCGTCAACGGCCATGGCGGCAACACGCCGGTTCAGCCGGCGACCATGGAGTGGATGGAACGCCATGACGGCGCGCGCTGCCGCTTTCATGACTG from Martelella sp. AD-3 encodes the following:
- a CDS encoding ABC transporter substrate-binding protein; this encodes MNKALLRSAVTALALMAAAPAALADDLIIGLRAGPDSIDPHWSTLGSQAEALRHIYDTVVDVDDKLQLKPGLAVSWEPIDDTTWEFKLREGVKFHDGSDFTAEDVKFSIERIPEVTGPMPMTLYTKYVDSVEVVDDYTLRVHTKGTAPALPNDFTRLFVVPSETGMEARNEEFNSGEAAIGTGPYKFVSWEPKGDLVLERFDGYWGEEPAWDKVIRREIPDDAARVAALRSGDVDLINYVPASDYLAFQNDDSLETFISDSIYILNIAPSVKDEEPQPITVNGKPVDGNPLQDLRVRKALDLAINRDVLVNVVLEGLGNPANQLMPEGFFGYTDELGPREYDLEQAKALLAEAGYPDGFEIDFTCTNNRVPGDAVVCEALAQMWARLGLKVNAQALNGTVFFPAAAREEYTMTMSAWGTLTGEAAYTYGALTHTKDAEKGFGNFNRTGYSNPEFDKVFDEGTQTLDADKRRELYEQASFIAMDDRALIPTVILQTVWAADADTLDITPRVDQETRAYEITPAQ
- a CDS encoding GntR family transcriptional regulator, whose translation is MTDTQVQFDQAMDRIIDAIDRSSSVPVSVQLRGALEFGIASGELPAGGRMPSVRALAARLGISPVTVSTVYAALREVGHTEGRVGSGTFVKSISVPGNQARLRELDMRIADLVELGRDCGLSPSELATRVSMAPSRPDMTMRLLIVGNFIEATEAYAAALRPLLAHGDTLSVATMDMLKEIAPGSVDLVISPRSLLKPARDHFADTPITGVTLIPDEATRVALASLATDAGVVGYSYFDTFVTLMKAGIRRFGPHITELTMVVRGEPGAEEAIARADVLVYATGAEYLLETLRPDQRAFEYRHTPDIHSVRKELLPTIEAYRTKILKKRRGNVENIRKQLV
- a CDS encoding ABC transporter ATP-binding protein; amino-acid sequence: MSKPLLKIEGVHKRFTRKPGLVIQGINRIAGRPSGETVHALSDISLEVAEGEVLGLVGESGCGKSTLGRVISGIYTPSDGEVFLNGAPVARKRGNNVEKLTTKVQMIHQDPFASLNPRMKVGETIAEGPRIHHIVKASEVRARVRSLLAQVGLEGAYADRLPHQFSGGQRQRVAIARALAMEPELLVLDEAVASLDVSIQAQVLNLFMDLRRALDLTAVFISHDLSVVRHVCDRVAIMYLGRIVELASAEELYATPRHPYTKALFASIPKLGAGRGSFQPIEGEIPSPLDPPKGCAFHPRCPMAGPRCKAELPRLKPAQGGTATVACHLNDGGTGATAKPEAA
- a CDS encoding creatininase family protein; protein product: MKISESNWFEIEAYLKTDDRCVLPLGSTEQHAWLSLSVDSILSEKVAADAAEPLGVPVFPAVAYGLTPYFMAFPGSVTLKLSTYAALVSDILDSLYATGFRRILIVNGHGGNTPVQPATMEWMERHDGARCRFHDWWRAPKTFATVREIDPVASHASWMENFPWTRLPGREMPAEQKPYVDFDRLRDRNAQGVRALIGDGNYGGLYQRPDEDMDRIWSVAVEETRSLIEGDWA
- a CDS encoding GntR family transcriptional regulator; translated protein: MATSDIIKRVRAELAGSATDIPLYKRLKTAIEAVILSNELHAGERLPGERALAESLGLSRVTVRKSFALLEEDGLLARRHGARTEVASKVEKTLSNLTSFSEDIRSRGMEPGCIWLSKQMSRPSPTEMMALGIGSNESILRMQRIRTADGKPIAVEIASVPQRFLPAPELVGHSLYDALEKRGYLPQRAIQRMRTRSASQEDSDRLSCPPLTPLLVTERRCFLPQGDVVEYCETRYRGDVYDFVFELRR
- a CDS encoding ABC transporter permease, which codes for MLGFLVQRFLQAVVVIFAMSIIVFLGVYAIGNPIDVMIDPGATQAIRQKLIEQYGLDQPLWQQYLTFLSNVAHGDLGTSMVYNVSVIKLVFSRLPATVELVFVAVMIATLIGIPAGIYAGYRPNSIPAKAIMALSVLGFSVPTFWIGMLLVMAFAVNLGWLPSGGRGDVGSFFGLQTSLVTADGWRHVLMPAFNLSLFMMGLLIRLTRAGMVEAMQTDYVKFARAQGLPDRQIVFRHVLRNISIPIVTVFGLELGSTLAFAVVTESVFNWPGVGKLIIDSILQLDRPVMVTYLILVVILFVLINLVVDIIYAQLDPRVRLKGGK
- a CDS encoding ABC transporter permease, with amino-acid sequence MADTAPAEAPVETRPARFRNFCSDFARSPVAVVSLIMIVLLLFVSFAAPLVSPQDPYDMAKLDWLDAFLKPGTVGSGGYTHILGTDNVGRDMLSAIFYGLRTSFVIGLSAGALALLVGICVGLSAAYFGGRIEAFLMRIVDLQLSMPAILLALVLVAVLGQGVGQIILALVIAQYAYFARTTHGAATVERGKDYIEAARSTPLPTGRVLFRHLLPNVLPPLIVVATVQVASAIALEATLSFLGVGLPLTEPSLGSLIANGFKYIHTDRYWLSIYPGLFLMVTVVTINLVGDQVRTVLDPRRSR
- a CDS encoding ABC transporter ATP-binding protein — encoded protein: MTKALDVRGLTTRFETRRGNVTAVNNVSFAVERGRIMGLVGESGSGKSVTGFSILGLVEEPGHITGGEVLVDGQDLRALKPEALRKLRGAKVAMVFQDPMMTLNPVLRIGDQMAMAVRVHEKMSKRDAWERARQALETVGIPAARERLKAYPHQLSGGMRQRVAIATALLHRPAVIIADEPTTALDVSIQSQILAEVRRLADETGTAIVWITHDLAVISSLADDICVMYAGRIVERGAAEEVIAAPRHPYTVGLIGSVPSLHEPGAHLPQIPGSTPQLANLPSGCPFRPRCPRATDICATEPPLHEDGTHSVSCHHPMEAP
- a CDS encoding carboxypeptidase M32, giving the protein MSAFSSRIAEINDILSAVNLLQWDARVMMPPGGAATRGQQIATLKAKARELLLEASTEDAAETVMATSGDERERRAAGDVLAARKWHLSVPPALLRRQDEISILAGRAWEKARAEGDFSLFRPHLAEIVSLARQMAGAIGYDAHPYDPMVQIYEPGETAASLKALFDDLREGIKPILAAALNRPKPRTDFLYRTYPVEHQKALCAELAEILGLDFARSRLDTAVHPFEISFTRQDVRITSRWNPNYLPMSIFGTMHETGHALYEQGVDPALTRSAHATDLIGLYAVGGSSFGMHESQSRLFENHIGRSADFWALHFERLKAHFPDQLADVSEEEFVLAVNRTEPGFVRVEADELTYDLHIMLRVRIEMALMDGALAVDDVPAAWNEAMREDLGIAVPHDGLGCLQDVHWSSGYIGSFPTYTIGNVTAAQIMARLDETEPRLRDAARAGDLAPLRQKLGEIVWRHGRSRGRHAALSAIGAEAGDCSAYLSYLSGKFG